In the genome of Terribacillus sp. FSL K6-0262, one region contains:
- the rseP gene encoding RIP metalloprotease RseP, which yields MTTIIAFILVFGLLVFVHELGHLIFAKRAGMLAREFAIGFGPKIFTWTKNETLYTIRLLPIGGYVRVAGEDPEIVELKPGHHIGLEFNEKQEVTKIIVNNKSKHPNARVIEVESADLDHSLMIHGYEIGEEERLSFPVHEKAMYVMDETETQIAPYDRQFASKNKRQRAMQLFAGPMMNFLLALVLFFILALVQGIPADNAAVGTVQDGSAAQEAGIRSGDEITAIDGTPVQTWEEFTSIVRKNPEKELEVTIVRDGQEQQLQITPALVESGDQQIGQIGVTLAMEKKFLAAIPYSFQQTYEFGTMILTNLGQLITGQLSLDALSGPVGIYDATDQVVKTGLINLIQWTALLSVNLGIVNLVPLPALDGGRLLFIGVEALRGKPVEPQKEAVVHFIGFALLMLLMIVVTWNDIQRLFL from the coding sequence GTGACAACTATCATTGCGTTTATCCTTGTGTTCGGGCTGCTCGTTTTCGTGCATGAACTCGGACATTTGATTTTTGCGAAGCGGGCTGGCATGTTAGCGCGTGAATTCGCCATCGGTTTCGGACCGAAGATTTTTACCTGGACGAAAAACGAGACACTTTATACGATCAGACTGCTTCCGATCGGGGGATATGTCCGCGTTGCCGGCGAGGATCCGGAAATCGTGGAATTGAAGCCGGGTCATCACATCGGCTTGGAGTTCAATGAAAAACAGGAAGTGACGAAGATCATCGTCAATAATAAGTCCAAGCATCCAAATGCCCGTGTCATCGAAGTCGAAAGTGCCGATCTTGATCACAGTCTGATGATCCATGGCTATGAGATAGGCGAGGAAGAACGTCTTTCTTTCCCTGTCCATGAAAAAGCGATGTATGTGATGGATGAGACGGAGACACAAATCGCTCCATATGATCGGCAATTCGCTTCCAAGAATAAGCGGCAGCGGGCCATGCAATTATTTGCTGGACCGATGATGAATTTCCTGCTTGCACTTGTGCTCTTCTTCATCCTCGCCCTTGTGCAAGGGATACCGGCGGACAATGCAGCTGTAGGCACTGTACAGGATGGCTCTGCTGCTCAAGAGGCCGGGATCCGATCGGGGGATGAAATCACTGCGATTGATGGCACCCCGGTACAGACATGGGAAGAGTTTACGTCAATCGTCCGTAAAAATCCTGAAAAAGAGCTTGAAGTGACGATTGTCCGGGATGGACAGGAGCAGCAGCTGCAGATCACGCCTGCCCTTGTGGAAAGCGGCGATCAGCAGATCGGTCAGATCGGTGTGACGCTTGCCATGGAGAAGAAATTCTTGGCTGCGATTCCTTACAGCTTCCAGCAAACATATGAATTCGGAACGATGATATTGACCAATCTGGGACAGCTTATAACCGGTCAGCTCAGTCTCGATGCTTTATCCGGACCAGTCGGTATTTATGATGCGACAGATCAGGTAGTGAAGACAGGTTTGATCAATCTTATCCAGTGGACAGCATTGCTCAGTGTCAATCTTGGAATCGTCAACCTTGTCCCGCTCCCTGCACTTGATGGCGGACGTCTATTGTTCATCGGAGTGGAAGCCTTGAGAGGTAAGCCTGTCGAACCGCAGAAAGAAGCAGTGGTCCATTTCATAGGATTCGCTTTGCTGATGCTTTTGATGATCGTAGTCACCTGGAATGATATACAACGGTTATTTTTATGA
- the dxr gene encoding 1-deoxy-D-xylulose-5-phosphate reductoisomerase produces the protein MKTIALLGATGSIGLQTLDVIRNHPEAFRLHSMAFGRNIEKAMPLIREFEPAVVVVQDEQTKEKLHQTLPHLEILVGSKGMVAISSAGEADVVVNAVLGSIGLEATLEAIRAKKQVAFANKETLVSAGHLVMAEARKHGVDLLPVDSEHAAIFQCLNGEKPEDVNKLIITASGGSFRDKTREELKAVTLEDALRHPNWSMGQKITIDSATMMNKGLEVIEAHWLFGIDYDDIEVIQHRESIIHSMVEYKDYSVIAQLGTPDMRVPIQYALTYPERLDLAVSKRLNLVEIGKLHFEEMSMERFPCLRMAYEAGRAGGTATTVLNAANEEAVALFLAGKIDFLTIEDYVARALDAHAYESFPSLETIMETDRLTRSQVRSYIQ, from the coding sequence ATGAAAACAATCGCATTACTAGGTGCAACTGGTTCGATCGGCCTTCAGACATTGGATGTCATCCGCAATCATCCGGAGGCGTTCCGGCTGCATAGTATGGCGTTCGGCCGGAATATCGAAAAGGCGATGCCGCTTATCAGGGAGTTCGAACCGGCTGTTGTAGTCGTACAGGATGAACAGACAAAAGAGAAGCTTCATCAGACACTTCCGCATTTAGAAATCCTGGTCGGTTCCAAAGGGATGGTAGCGATCAGTTCTGCCGGGGAAGCAGATGTCGTTGTAAATGCTGTTCTTGGCAGTATCGGTCTGGAAGCAACACTGGAAGCGATACGGGCTAAAAAGCAGGTGGCCTTTGCGAATAAGGAAACATTGGTTTCAGCTGGTCACCTGGTCATGGCAGAAGCGAGGAAGCATGGCGTCGATCTGCTTCCGGTAGACAGTGAACACGCTGCGATTTTCCAATGTCTGAACGGGGAGAAACCGGAGGATGTGAACAAGCTGATCATCACTGCCTCCGGCGGGAGTTTCCGTGATAAGACGAGGGAAGAACTCAAAGCTGTGACGCTGGAGGATGCCCTGCGCCACCCGAACTGGAGCATGGGACAGAAGATCACCATCGATTCGGCAACGATGATGAATAAAGGATTGGAAGTCATCGAAGCACATTGGCTTTTTGGAATCGATTATGATGACATCGAAGTCATCCAGCACCGGGAAAGCATCATCCACTCGATGGTCGAGTACAAAGATTATAGTGTCATCGCCCAGCTTGGCACACCCGATATGCGGGTGCCCATCCAGTACGCGCTCACCTATCCTGAAAGACTTGATTTAGCCGTTTCAAAAAGGTTAAACTTAGTGGAAATAGGCAAACTCCACTTTGAGGAAATGAGTATGGAGCGATTCCCTTGTTTACGCATGGCATATGAAGCGGGCAGGGCGGGAGGTACTGCCACGACCGTACTGAATGCTGCGAATGAGGAGGCGGTAGCCTTGTTTCTTGCAGGAAAGATCGATTTCCTGACGATAGAGGATTATGTAGCGCGGGCACTTGATGCACATGCTTATGAATCTTTCCCTTCTTTGGAAACAATCATGGAAACAGATCGTCTCACACGGAGTCAAGTGAGGTCCTATATCCAATAA
- a CDS encoding phosphatidate cytidylyltransferase, with amino-acid sequence MKQRLITAIIAGIFFMVFVLLGGAWFEAFIYLIATIAFIELLRMRKIAKYKIPSFVSVLLLWGLLSPELGKINAIFDIHINKTDILLFSVILLLSYTVLAKNRFTFEDAGFLLITVVYIAFGFLYFIITRNAPNEVIEGHIVTGLSKFIFVLVVIWATDSGAYFFGRAYGKHKLWPTISPNKTVEGGIGGLILGCIAGIVFHLISPVSGSIWIVAGVCILISVFGQLGDMVESAFKRHYLVKDSGKILPGHGGILDRFDSMIFVFPILHLIQFI; translated from the coding sequence ATGAAGCAACGTTTGATCACAGCGATAATTGCAGGTATATTTTTCATGGTGTTCGTACTGCTTGGCGGGGCATGGTTCGAAGCTTTCATTTACTTGATCGCGACCATCGCCTTCATCGAGCTTTTGCGCATGCGCAAAATAGCGAAGTACAAAATACCATCCTTCGTGAGTGTCCTGCTGCTATGGGGGCTTTTGTCCCCTGAACTGGGCAAGATTAACGCAATATTCGACATACATATCAATAAAACGGACATCCTGTTATTCTCCGTCATTCTTCTATTGAGCTACACAGTACTCGCAAAGAACCGTTTCACGTTTGAGGATGCTGGTTTCCTGCTGATTACGGTCGTGTACATAGCTTTTGGCTTCCTCTATTTCATCATTACGAGGAATGCGCCGAATGAAGTGATCGAAGGACATATCGTGACAGGGTTATCCAAGTTCATTTTTGTATTGGTTGTCATATGGGCCACTGATTCGGGGGCTTATTTCTTCGGAAGGGCTTATGGGAAACATAAGCTATGGCCGACAATCAGTCCGAACAAGACGGTTGAAGGGGGCATAGGCGGACTCATCCTGGGCTGTATCGCCGGAATTGTGTTCCATTTGATTTCGCCGGTGAGCGGCTCCATTTGGATCGTTGCCGGAGTGTGTATCCTGATTTCCGTCTTTGGCCAGCTTGGGGATATGGTCGAATCAGCCTTTAAACGGCATTATCTTGTAAAGGATTCTGGAAAAATACTGCCGGGGCATGGCGGAATATTGGATCGCTTCGACAGTATGATTTTTGTTTTCCCGATCCTGCATTTAATTCAATTCATTTAA
- a CDS encoding isoprenyl transferase, with protein sequence MIKLPFFNRKKRIELQPSTLKLENIPEHVAIIMDGNGRWAKKRGLPRIAGHKEGMTTVRRIVKAANRINVKVLTLYAFSKENWKRPQAEVDFLMKLPKEFLTTYLPELIEENVKVQTIGDLEGLPSFTREAVKEAMEKTKHNDGLILNFALNYGGRYELVHAVQNMMQDIHDNKLQMADIDETCISRYLYTEKLADPDLIIRTSGEHRLSNFLLWQSAYAELWFTEVLWPDFDEMLFEQAISDFQNRKRRYGGI encoded by the coding sequence ATGATTAAACTTCCTTTTTTCAATAGGAAAAAAAGAATAGAGTTACAGCCATCGACATTGAAGCTGGAGAATATCCCTGAACATGTGGCCATCATCATGGATGGAAACGGCCGCTGGGCAAAAAAACGGGGACTTCCGCGGATTGCAGGACATAAGGAAGGGATGACGACAGTCCGGCGCATTGTGAAAGCAGCCAACCGGATCAATGTAAAGGTACTTACCTTGTACGCCTTTTCGAAGGAAAATTGGAAACGGCCGCAAGCAGAAGTGGATTTCTTGATGAAGCTCCCGAAAGAGTTCCTGACGACTTATTTGCCGGAGCTTATCGAAGAGAACGTCAAAGTACAGACGATCGGAGATTTGGAAGGACTGCCGTCTTTCACGAGGGAAGCTGTTAAAGAAGCGATGGAAAAGACCAAACATAATGATGGTCTCATCCTCAACTTTGCGTTGAATTATGGCGGGCGGTATGAACTTGTACATGCTGTGCAAAATATGATGCAGGACATCCACGACAATAAACTGCAGATGGCAGATATCGATGAGACGTGTATTTCCCGCTATTTATATACTGAAAAGTTGGCAGATCCTGATTTGATTATCCGTACTAGCGGTGAGCACCGATTGAGCAATTTCCTGCTTTGGCAGAGTGCTTATGCTGAGCTCTGGTTCACGGAAGTACTATGGCCTGATTTCGACGAGATGCTATTCGAACAGGCAATCAGTGATTTCCAGAACAGAAAACGGCGCTATGGCGGTATTTGA
- the frr gene encoding ribosome recycling factor: MSTAIISDAKSKMAQAVQAFSRQLATVRAGRANPSLLDSVFVDYYGASTPLNQLASVTAPEARMLVITPYDKTAISDIEKAIQKADLGLSPSSDGNLIRLSIPALTEERRKELVKVVSKYLEEAKVQIRNIRRDSNEQLKKSEKNKEITEDDLKGFQDDVQAETDKHISQLESLAKDKEKEIMEV, encoded by the coding sequence ATGTCAACAGCAATCATTTCTGATGCGAAAAGCAAAATGGCACAAGCAGTGCAGGCTTTCTCGAGACAGCTGGCCACTGTTCGTGCAGGACGTGCAAATCCATCGCTTTTGGATAGTGTCTTTGTAGATTATTATGGTGCTTCCACACCATTGAACCAGCTGGCAAGCGTAACTGCTCCGGAAGCGCGTATGCTTGTGATCACACCTTATGACAAAACAGCGATTTCCGACATCGAAAAAGCGATTCAAAAAGCAGACCTGGGTCTTTCTCCATCCAGTGACGGTAATTTGATCCGCTTGAGCATCCCTGCACTGACAGAGGAACGCCGAAAAGAATTGGTCAAGGTTGTATCCAAGTATTTGGAAGAAGCCAAAGTGCAAATCCGCAATATTCGTCGTGACAGCAACGAACAGCTTAAGAAATCCGAAAAGAATAAAGAAATCACAGAAGATGATTTGAAGGGCTTCCAGGATGATGTGCAGGCGGAAACGGATAAGCATATCAGCCAGCTTGAAAGTCTTGCGAAGGACAAAGAAAAAGAAATAATGGAAGTTTGA
- the pyrH gene encoding UMP kinase, protein MTTARYKRIVLKLSGEALSGQVGYGIEPAVIRSIAEQVKEVAEMGVEVAVVVGGGNIWRGKVGSEMGMDRANADYMGMLATVMNSLALQDSLENLGIPTRVQTSIEMRQVAEPYIRRKAIRHLEKKRVVIFAAGTGNPYFSTDTTAALRAAEIEAEVILMAKNNVDGVYNADPKLVADAVKYDSLTYLDVLNEGLGVMDSTASSLCMDNDIPLLVFSISEKGNIKKAVSGESIGTIIRGNN, encoded by the coding sequence ATGACTACAGCACGCTATAAACGAATCGTATTGAAACTGAGTGGAGAAGCATTGAGCGGGCAGGTTGGCTATGGTATCGAACCTGCAGTCATCCGTTCAATCGCGGAACAAGTGAAAGAAGTAGCTGAAATGGGTGTGGAAGTTGCAGTTGTTGTCGGCGGCGGTAATATCTGGCGCGGCAAAGTCGGCAGCGAGATGGGGATGGACCGAGCGAATGCTGACTATATGGGGATGCTGGCAACGGTTATGAATTCCCTTGCACTGCAGGATAGCTTGGAGAACCTTGGCATTCCGACCAGAGTCCAGACTTCCATTGAAATGCGTCAGGTAGCTGAACCTTATATCCGCCGCAAGGCAATCCGTCATTTAGAGAAAAAACGTGTTGTCATCTTTGCAGCGGGTACAGGTAATCCATATTTCTCAACAGATACGACTGCGGCCTTGCGTGCAGCTGAAATCGAAGCGGAAGTCATCTTGATGGCTAAGAATAATGTCGATGGAGTATACAACGCAGATCCCAAGCTAGTGGCAGATGCGGTGAAGTATGACTCGTTGACATATTTGGATGTCTTGAATGAAGGACTTGGCGTCATGGATTCGACTGCGTCTTCACTTTGCATGGATAATGATATTCCATTGCTTGTCTTCTCTATCAGTGAAAAAGGAAATATCAAAAAAGCAGTTTCCGGTGAGAGCATCGGAACGATTATCAGGGGGAATAACTAA
- the tsf gene encoding translation elongation factor Ts, producing MAITAQMVKELREKTGAGMMDCKKALTKTDGDMEKAIDYLRENGIAKAAKKADRIAAEGSTFIATEGDHAVLLEVNCETDFVTKNEQFQSLLNELAQHILANKPASVEEALDQKINDEQTVGEYVNAAIAKIGEKISLRRFALVSKTENQAFGAYIHGGGRIGVLALLDGTTDAELGKDIAMHVAAVNPRYVSRDEVAADEVEREREVLKTQALNEGKPENIVEKMVEGRLGKFFEEICLLEQSFIKDPDQKVKKYVTDKGASVVNFVRYEVGEGMEKREDNFVDEVMSQVKK from the coding sequence ATGGCAATCACGGCACAAATGGTAAAAGAATTGCGCGAAAAAACTGGCGCAGGTATGATGGACTGTAAAAAAGCATTGACAAAAACAGACGGCGATATGGAGAAAGCGATCGATTACCTTCGCGAGAACGGTATTGCGAAAGCTGCTAAAAAAGCAGACCGCATCGCTGCTGAAGGTTCCACTTTCATCGCAACAGAAGGCGATCATGCTGTATTGCTTGAAGTGAACTGTGAAACTGACTTCGTTACAAAAAACGAACAGTTCCAATCCTTGCTTAACGAACTTGCGCAGCACATCCTTGCTAACAAACCGGCAAGTGTGGAAGAAGCTCTTGATCAAAAAATCAATGATGAGCAGACAGTCGGCGAGTACGTCAATGCTGCAATCGCGAAAATCGGAGAAAAAATCTCCCTTCGCCGTTTCGCTCTAGTAAGCAAAACAGAAAACCAAGCATTCGGTGCTTATATCCATGGCGGCGGACGCATCGGTGTATTGGCATTGCTTGACGGTACCACTGATGCCGAGCTTGGCAAAGATATCGCAATGCATGTCGCTGCGGTAAACCCTCGCTACGTTTCCCGTGATGAGGTAGCCGCCGACGAAGTGGAACGCGAGCGCGAAGTACTGAAAACACAAGCTCTGAACGAAGGTAAGCCGGAAAACATCGTTGAGAAGATGGTGGAAGGCCGCCTTGGTAAATTCTTCGAAGAGATCTGCTTGCTTGAACAAAGCTTCATCAAAGATCCAGATCAAAAAGTGAAGAAATACGTAACCGACAAAGGTGCTTCCGTAGTGAACTTTGTTCGTTATGAAGTTGGCGAAGGTATGGAAAAACGCGAAGATAACTTCGTTGATGAAGTAATGAGCCAAGTTAAAAAATAA
- the rpsB gene encoding 30S ribosomal protein S2 — MSVISMKQLLEAGVHFGHQTRRWNPKMKKYIFTERNGIYIIDLQKTVKKVDEAYNYVKELAADGGTILFVGTKKQAQESVKEEAIRSGQYYVNQRWLGGTLTNFQTIRKRINRLKSIERMEEDGTFEVLPKKEVVGLLKEKERLVKFLGGIKDMERIPDALFVIDPRKERIAIAEAHKLNIPIIGIVDTNCDPDEIDYVIPANDDAIRAVKLLTSKMADAILESKQGEELEDQEAPATEEEATEAVSE; from the coding sequence ATGTCAGTCATTTCAATGAAACAATTGCTTGAAGCTGGTGTTCATTTCGGTCACCAGACTCGCCGTTGGAACCCAAAAATGAAGAAATATATCTTCACTGAGCGTAACGGCATCTACATCATCGACCTTCAGAAAACAGTCAAGAAAGTCGACGAAGCTTATAACTACGTAAAAGAGCTTGCTGCTGATGGCGGTACTATTCTTTTCGTAGGTACGAAGAAACAAGCTCAGGAATCTGTGAAAGAAGAAGCTATCCGTTCTGGCCAGTACTATGTCAACCAGCGCTGGTTGGGTGGTACACTTACTAATTTCCAGACTATCCGCAAACGCATCAACCGTTTGAAATCCATCGAACGCATGGAAGAAGACGGAACTTTCGAAGTGCTTCCTAAGAAAGAAGTAGTAGGTTTGCTTAAAGAAAAAGAACGTCTTGTGAAATTCCTTGGCGGTATCAAGGACATGGAAAGAATTCCAGACGCTCTATTCGTTATCGACCCACGCAAAGAAAGAATCGCAATTGCAGAAGCTCACAAATTGAACATCCCAATCATCGGTATCGTAGATACGAACTGTGATCCGGACGAAATCGATTACGTGATCCCTGCGAATGACGACGCAATCCGCGCTGTCAAATTGCTTACTTCCAAAATGGCGGATGCTATCCTGGAATCCAAGCAAGGTGAAGAATTGGAAGACCAAGAAGCTCCAGCTACTGAAGAAGAAGCTACAGAAGCTGTAAGCGAGTAA
- a CDS encoding FliA/WhiG family RNA polymerase sigma factor produces MISCGSETEQQYWNSWFYKKDSEAANELMRMYMHIVEYHTQRIAAHLPSSVSRDDVRSFGYTGLYDALQKFEPSRDLKFETYASFRVRGAIMDGLRKEDWLPRTVRDKVKKIEAAAAALEQALERKPTSLEIAKHTGLSREEVEEAVRDALFSNVLSMDDKPALPKQDKQDASYVLPDLKTPQPEEAMLQKELISQLADSIKQLNDHEQLVISLFYKEELTFTEIGHILELTTSRISQIHKRAVFKLRESLAKLSAIS; encoded by the coding sequence ATGATCAGTTGTGGATCGGAAACAGAACAGCAGTATTGGAACAGCTGGTTTTATAAGAAAGATAGCGAAGCTGCCAATGAATTGATGCGGATGTATATGCATATTGTCGAATACCATACGCAGCGCATCGCTGCTCACCTTCCCTCCAGTGTGAGCAGGGATGATGTCAGAAGCTTCGGTTATACAGGGTTGTATGATGCTTTACAAAAGTTCGAGCCAAGCAGGGATCTCAAATTTGAAACCTATGCTTCCTTCCGTGTCAGGGGTGCCATCATGGACGGGCTGCGGAAGGAAGACTGGCTCCCCCGGACGGTGCGGGATAAAGTGAAAAAAATAGAAGCAGCAGCCGCTGCACTTGAACAAGCGCTGGAGAGGAAACCGACCAGCCTGGAAATTGCCAAGCATACTGGATTAAGCCGGGAAGAAGTCGAAGAAGCGGTGCGGGATGCGTTATTTTCCAATGTCCTTTCGATGGATGACAAACCGGCTTTGCCAAAGCAGGACAAGCAGGATGCAAGCTATGTCCTGCCAGATCTCAAGACTCCGCAGCCGGAAGAAGCAATGCTGCAAAAGGAACTCATAAGTCAGCTGGCAGACAGCATCAAGCAGCTGAATGATCATGAACAGCTCGTGATCAGCCTTTTTTACAAGGAAGAATTGACGTTCACGGAAATCGGTCACATACTGGAATTGACAACATCGCGAATTTCACAAATTCACAAACGTGCCGTCTTTAAATTACGGGAATCCTTAGCCAAGCTTTCAGCAATCAGCTGA
- a CDS encoding chemotaxis protein CheD, protein MTESEILHVGIADAKIAVHPQHLRTAGLGSCVGVVIYDKQKRLAGMAHVMLPDSSMAKQSQMNRNKYADTSLDDLIANLLELGASTSRCKAKLAGGAQMFSFMSTDEKMRIGPRNIEAVEQKLREYRIPIESKDVGGTNGRTIEFDTETCGLKIKTVNKEEAII, encoded by the coding sequence ATGACTGAATCGGAAATCTTGCATGTAGGCATAGCGGATGCAAAGATCGCCGTCCATCCGCAGCATCTCCGGACTGCCGGGCTTGGATCCTGCGTCGGGGTTGTCATTTATGATAAACAAAAAAGACTGGCAGGCATGGCGCATGTCATGCTTCCTGATTCGAGCATGGCAAAGCAATCACAGATGAACCGCAATAAATATGCAGACACTTCCTTAGATGATTTGATTGCAAATCTTTTGGAACTAGGTGCGAGCACCAGCCGCTGCAAAGCCAAGCTGGCAGGGGGGGCACAGATGTTTTCCTTTATGTCGACGGATGAAAAGATGCGGATCGGGCCGCGTAATATCGAAGCAGTGGAACAGAAGCTCCGGGAATATCGCATTCCCATCGAGAGCAAGGATGTCGGGGGAACGAATGGACGTACGATTGAATTTGACACAGAGACATGCGGATTGAAGATCAAAACAGTCAATAAAGAGGAAGCGATCATCTGA
- a CDS encoding chemotaxis protein CheC, whose protein sequence is MYDLQRITEDQLDALKEAGNIGAGNAATALSTLLQQDIDMKVPAVRICHFNELIESIGGAEQPLAAIYLRVQGDAPGNMFFLLEPKEAELFVHYITGDESFSWSNTSQDDINLSALHEMGNILAGSYLSAISDFSKVNMQPSVPQISVDMGGAILANGLIEIAQESDFTVVIDTVISLSHPNRQQHLVEGKFLLLLDPDAFSHLFLALGVGEND, encoded by the coding sequence ATGTATGATCTTCAGCGTATAACGGAGGATCAGCTGGACGCATTGAAGGAAGCGGGAAACATCGGGGCAGGCAATGCTGCCACCGCTCTTTCCACGCTGCTTCAGCAGGACATCGATATGAAGGTCCCGGCAGTCCGGATTTGTCACTTCAATGAATTGATCGAATCAATCGGCGGAGCCGAACAGCCGCTGGCAGCCATTTATCTTAGGGTCCAGGGGGATGCACCCGGAAATATGTTTTTCCTCCTGGAGCCCAAGGAAGCGGAACTATTCGTACATTATATAACTGGTGATGAAAGCTTCTCATGGTCCAATACATCCCAGGATGACATCAACCTTTCTGCTTTGCATGAGATGGGAAACATATTGGCAGGAAGCTATCTGTCCGCAATAAGCGACTTTTCGAAGGTGAATATGCAGCCATCGGTTCCGCAGATCAGTGTCGATATGGGCGGAGCCATCCTGGCGAATGGTTTGATTGAAATCGCGCAAGAAAGTGATTTTACAGTTGTCATCGATACTGTCATCTCACTCAGCCATCCGAATCGGCAGCAGCATTTGGTCGAAGGTAAATTCCTGCTCCTGCTCGATCCCGATGCATTCAGCCATTTATTCCTTGCTTTAGGAGTAGGGGAAAATGACTGA
- a CDS encoding chemotaxis protein CheW, translating into MAEEIVQDVKVIVFQLKNEEYAVPVTQVGSIEKMEHITRVPNTEDFIKGVINMRGVVTPIVDLRSRLGLEETPVDENTRIIIVDLDETSIGLIVDAANDVVDIPVNKIEKAPRVIGAIDIDYIDGVVNLEDRLVILLDLRKVLKFHEIEAIKSIES; encoded by the coding sequence ATGGCAGAAGAAATCGTACAAGATGTTAAAGTGATCGTTTTCCAGCTGAAAAACGAGGAATACGCAGTGCCTGTTACACAGGTGGGTTCAATCGAGAAGATGGAGCATATTACAAGAGTGCCGAATACGGAAGATTTCATCAAAGGCGTCATCAACATGCGCGGGGTCGTCACACCGATTGTTGATCTGAGAAGCCGTCTTGGATTGGAGGAAACCCCAGTCGATGAAAACACTAGGATCATCATCGTGGACTTGGACGAAACATCGATCGGCTTGATTGTGGATGCTGCCAATGATGTTGTCGATATCCCAGTCAACAAAATAGAAAAAGCACCGCGTGTGATCGGGGCAATCGATATAGATTACATTGATGGAGTAGTGAATTTGGAGGACAGACTTGTCATTTTGCTTGATCTTAGAAAAGTACTGAAATTCCATGAGATCGAAGCGATCAAGTCTATCGAAAGCTGA